In Rhodothermia bacterium, the DNA window TAAAGCACGCACGGTTTCAGGATCAACCACCCGTTTCCCATTTTCGCGGACGGCCACACCGAACCCCTCGGAGTAGTCCCACATCGTCCAAGGAATTTGGTAGCGTTCCAAGAGGGTTCGCACATCTCGAATCCAATTCAGCCGGTCTTGTGGCGGGGCGGCAAGGCGATAGACCCCAAATTCGGCACAAATAACCGGAACCCGAAAGCGCTGTCCCCAAAGAAAAGGTTTGGCTAAACGTGCTTGCAGGCGGTTTTTGTCCCATTTTTCGGCGGCATAAGCACGGGCTAATGGCTGCGCAACGGCTGGTAATTGGGGCAAAATCTGGTTTATGCGTACTTTGTCATACGGATAAGGCAGGTCGCGGAGGAATGGCCAAGCTGCAACGGCCCACGTTGCGCCCTGATGGGTAAATGTTCCGGGTTCATAAAAATGGAAGGCATACACCACATTGTCATCACCGACGGGCTGTAATAACTCCAATTGGTCTAAGCTCGAAAACATGTCGCCAACGGCTACCAAAGTATGGCTGGGTGTGCCCTGTCTCATTGCGGTAAGAAGCTGTTTTTGAAAGGCTTGCCAGTCGCGGGAATCATTCATCACGGGTTCATTAAGTGGTTCAAGGAAAAGCAATTCTGGATTCGCATCGGCCAATTTTGTGGCCAAAGCCTGCCAAAACCGGATAAATGCTTTCCGAAAATTGGTCTCGGTTTCTAAACGATTTTTAAATGCCGTATCGCCGTGCATTTCCAACGTAATGGCCAATTCTTTCCCCATCATCCTTTCCAAAGCCCGCCGGACTTCCAGAAAATTGGCC includes these proteins:
- a CDS encoding cellulase family glycosylhydrolase; its protein translation is MFFYRTCRTLQRVVYGVWLFGLSACDNTLTDVALSPLSKVPPERLARMNRGVNLSHWFAQTTITPERMRTFMVDSDFTTIAKLGFRHVRFPVDPALLFNENNPEVLYEANFLEVRRALERMMGKELAITLEMHGDTAFKNRLETETNFRKAFIRFWQALATKLADANPELLFLEPLNEPVMNDSRDWQAFQKQLLTAMRQGTPSHTLVAVGDMFSSLDQLELLQPVGDDNVVYAFHFYEPGTFTHQGATWAVAAWPFLRDLPYPYDKVRINQILPQLPAVAQPLARAYAAEKWDKNRLQARLAKPFLWGQRFRVPVICAEFGVYRLAAPPQDRLNWIRDVRTLLERYQIPWTMWDYSEGFGVAVRENGKRVVDPETVRALGLEMN